GGGAAGCTGGGGGCCTTCTCCGCTGAAACAGGAGGGGGCAAGGCTCCCCGTTACCAGTCCTGAGCCAGCTTTGGCCTTGGGACAGGTCCCATGCCTAGGGCCCTCCTGGCAGAATACCAAGGGCCACTATCTCCTGCTTCCACCTTGTATGAGGGTACCCACTTGGGAAGTGCAGGCTGCCAGAGTGGGGTATAGGCAGGACCACCTCCATGGCACACAGTCCCACAGAGGCCAGCAGTGGGCTGGGGAAGCTGAGTGGAGGGGACACGGCcctgggaggggagggcagaggaggcTGCTTGGAAGGACTCCCACTTACCTCTGGGCTGAGAGGGGCCGGCAGTTGCAGCTTCTGCGGGGGCGTCACCTCTGCAACAACACCCCCAgtcctgactctgctcacacccTAGATGCACTCACAGCACAGAAGACACTAAAGGATCCTCCGCCTTGTTCTGCCTCTGGGCAGGAACTCACCAAGAAGGGGGGCTCCTGGTTCCCAGCCAGTCAGCCTCAGCTCCTCCAGGTCCAAGACCTGTCCTGGAAGTAGCTTTGCAGCCTCCTCGATCCTGTGAAGAAAGGAGCGAGAGCAGTTCCACAGGCCTCCCAACGCTGACCTCCGCCCCACCCTGAGGTTCTGTCTTACTGTGTGAGGGCTGGGGGTGAAAGTGGAGGGACTATGCTTTCCCTCTCCATGGCCCGGGGCTCCTCCTTGGACTCTGCAGAGAGATGATGATGGGGCAGAAGATTAGAGGAGAGAAGAGCTGGATTATTGCCTGAGCCCCACTGCCTGTGCCAGGAATCTGACCGTCCAATGTCGGGCTGGCCCTGGACACTTGGGGTAGCCTGCCTCGCAACTGCTCCTCCAGCAGGAGGGCTTCATCCTCCTCAGCGAGCAGCAGCTCCAGGTCCCTGCTGGTGACCTCTGGGAGGTCCCGCTCACCCTATTGGGAGAGAATCACATCACACctcgttcctttttttttttttctttttctttctttctttctttttttttttttttgcctccagggttatcgctggggcttggagcctgcactacaaattcactactcctggaagccattttttccattttgttgttgttgctggacaggagagaaattgagagaggagaggaagacagagaagaggagagaaagacagatgcctggcCCCCCAGTTTCATTCTGGAAAAAGCCAAGGGCATGAGGCACACCGCAGGGACAGGTGGGGGAGGAGCTGAAGGGCGCTCCATTGTCCgggcagggagtggggggaggagacGGAGAAGGCAAAGTCAGGAATAGAGAAGTGGATGCAAGGGGGTTGACAATGGCTCAGGACAGTCACCTCTATGGGCAGCACGCGTATGGGCTCCTCTTCCTGCATGGTGATGGTCTCAGGAGACACCAGGGTCCTGTCtgttggggcaggggagacacaCAAGAGCCCAGAGGCTTCAAGATACAATGGCCATGCGGGAAATAATATCAAGTGATCCTGGGTTCAAGTGAGGTCCAAGCCAGCCACTGGCAGTTAGACCCTGGATGTGCTGACTGGACATTTGGGGGTCTCAGTCTCCTCATCTGCAACATGGGCTAAGTATACTTGGCCTGTTACatcacagaacttgcatgctcgCTCGAGGATATAGGTTCAGGCCCCTAACACCACTTTATgtcagctctggtctctctctctcataataaattaaTCTAGGGTGggagtagaaagcataatggttatgcaaatagactctcatgcctgagacttcaaagacccaggttcagtcccctgcaccaccataaaccagagctgagcagtgctctggagacaataataaataaatcgggACAGgcggcagttaagtgcacatactacagtgcacgacaacctgggttcaaacctcttgactccacctgcagagggaatgcttcacagatagtgaagtacagcggcaggtgtctctcttcctctctaactccttcttcctctcaatttctctctgtctctatccaataataaataaagtaaaacaaaaataatttaaaaatttaaaggaggGGAGAACAAAATAGTTTACCTGCAcagtgcactactttgccatgtgtgcaacccagattcaagcctggcccccaccttgttgaaggaaccttcagtgctgtggtgtctgtctgtctctctttctctgcctctctgacctTGGAGAACTGATGTGGGGCATTGATGAGTCCACTAAGTCCACCCATACAAAGTCTCATGCGGCCCTTAGAAACGCTgaaagatgggggccaggtggtggtgcatctagttgagcacatgtgttacaatgtgcaaggacccatgttcaagcccccggtccccacctacaggggggaagctttgcgagtggtgaagtagtgctgcagatgtctctatctctttccttcactatctctcctttcccctccatttctggctgtctatccaacaagtaaataaggataatacaaagaagaaaaaaaaagcctgaaagATGCTCATTCCTTTCACTCTTGGGTCTACCTGTGCctctcatcagaaacaaaggttttctctttcttttttaaaaatattttctttctttattttctagtattttatttatttattatttattcccttttgttgcccttgttgttttttattgttgtagttattattgatgttgttgttgttagataggacagagagaaatggagacaggaggggaagacagagagggggagagaaagacagacacctgcagacctgcttcaccacttgtgaagcaactcccctgcaggtggggagctggggtctcgaactgagatccttacgctggtccttgcgctttgcgccacctgcgcttaacacactgcactatgcCCAAttccctaaaaatattttattattaatgagagggataggaggagagagagaaagaaccagacatcaccctggtacataagTTGCCGGGGACTGAGCtccacactttatccactgcgccacctcccagaccacagaaacaAAGGTTCTCCACTCACCTAACTTCCTAGGTTCTGAAGGGACTTCTTGAAGGGTCTCATCAAGAGGTCTTGTTGGAGTTTTAGCCTCTAAGAGGTGTCGAATCTTTGGGAAAGGGTTGGGAACAAAAGAGAGGGCCTATCTTCCGCATCCCACTTTCCCACTTTTGTAACCTTGCTTGAACAATGGATAGCACTAGTCTTTTAAGCCTAGTTCTTGAGGTACTGATATCAGCATGCAGTGACCCCACTCATACGTGGCCCCCTTTCCTCTGGACCTCCCCTCAGCCCATCCCCAATTTCCTAGCTTTTGTTACTATGTCTATGAGAGAAGCCCCTTATGTGTGAGGGTTAAGTGCAGCAAAAATGATTCTTGATCTTGAGGACATTTGATCATGGCTAGCTGTGGAATTGGACTTCATGACAGTTGGTAAGGACATGTGGGTCTTAGTAGAGAATataagaagggccaggtggtggtgcacctggctgagcacatatgtatgttgcaatgcgcaagtatgtaggttcaagcccccagtcctcacctgccggggaaaagctttgcaagtagtgaaacagtgctgcaggtgtctctttgcctctccccccctcctcaatttctggctatctttatacaatgaataaaaaaaattcaaaaacaaaGAGACTGTGGGGTGACTATGAAGGGTAGCTAAGAAGTGATTTGGCATCTTtaggacatgggggggggggtgtctactGACTGGTGCTGAGAATCAAGTATGCCCAGGCGACATGTTGAATGATGCTTGGGGCTGGTTATTTCTGGTCTGGGGTGTGGGGACAACTGGCAGTGACTctgaagagaagggagggatctAGTGATTGTGGAGGTGTTAGAATGGAGGGGGGTGGGTAGGGAAGCCCAGGGCCTGGGTTTGGGCCTTGGTAATGGGAACTGGAGATAGTAGGGGTGGGGGTTGCCTGTAGGCTGGTCCTTAGGTGAGTCCCGCAGACAACCACGCTGGACCTCCCTATTCTCCACTGAGACACCAtctgaagggggaggagaggagagagaggagcccTACCTGAGGGATGTCATAGGGGCTGGGAAGTCTGGGCTCCATGGACATCATGCCAAAGAAGGGGTCTGGGGCATCTTCCAGGGCCTCCATCATGGTCAGGCAGTTAGGAAGCAGACTGGGGCTGAGAGAAAATGTGTGGGGTCAGGTACCAAAGCCCTGGTGAGCTGAGGTCCAGCAGGGAGGCTCCTGACCTGAGGGGGGCAGGGGCCGGGGGGTCACTCACAGATGGGGCTCCTCCATGTCGATGCGTATCTGCTGCTGGGCGCGGTGCAGGCGCTCCAGGACATGCTGGATGtcctctgtgagcatggaggGTAAAGTGGGGAGCCAGCCTGGGCGGGGCAGtggggagccccccccccaaacctccCCCATCCTTACCGACGAGGTACTGGCATTGCCGGCAGTAGACCCGGATCACCCCGATCTGGAGCTGGGCTGAGAGATAGAGCGAGAAGCGAGGACGCGGCAGGCCCACCTTGGGGGGTGGAACTCGCACGAGCACATAGTTGAGGATTTCCTCACTGAGGGGACAGGGTGCCCTGATGGCAGGCGACACGACACCGAGGACCCGCCTCACCCATCCCCCCTACGCCACCCACACCCGGCCGGCCCTTCCTCTTCTGGGCCTCACCAGGTCTTCACCACGTTCACCGTCAGGTACTCGCGCCTCAACAGCCGGCTGCCCCGGGTAGCTGCCAGCCTGGGGGGTGGAGGGCGGAGAGGGACGTGGGGCGTGGGCGTGGGTGCCACCCCGTGCACACGCGCACTGTggcctgggctggggggggggcttaCCAGATGGTGGCGAAGCAGCCGGTGTGGCGCTGCAGCACGTTGGGGTAGTAGAACATGGTCCCTGCAGTCGGGGGGTGCCCAGCTCCTCAGGCCGGGGGACTTCGCGCGGGCGGGCGTGGGGGCAGCAAGGATTTGGACAAACGAGGGGCACAGAGGCACCACTGGAGGGGCTGCCGGGTGGAGACGTGGGTAGGGTCCCTCTTCGTGGGCTCTCCCGGGGCTGGCACGCCcgcagggcggggcggggcgccggACTCACTGGGGCATCCGGACTTGGGCTGCGGGCTGGACGGCCGGCCGGGTGCAGGTCCAGAGGCAGAGCCGGCCCGCCGGCGTCGCGGTCGAGTGGGACAGGGGGGACAGGGGTGCGAGGAGCCCTCTGCTGAGGAGAGGTGGGGACAGCCAATGGCGAGCAGGGATCCCTGCGCAGCGCTCGTTCCCGGGCGCCCCCAGGCTGGTCGCGAACCAATGGAGAGACTCCTGCGTGCAGGGGGGGCCATTGTGAGGTGTCCTGACCAATGGGTTGTCGTTCTCACGTGGTAACAAGGTTTCCGTAAGTGGGTGCAGGGCCGGCATCTGGGGCGCTTCAGCTCCTAGGGGCGTGGGGTCAAACCCGGGGCGGTGCCCTGAGTGCGTGTGCGACCTGAGGTTGCACTTTGCCTGTCCTCCAACCCCTTCAACCCCGCCTGGTGCCCCTCCAAAGGCCTGCTGGAGGTTGGGGTTCTGAAAGCGGGAGGTGACGAAGTCTGATCTCTGAGGAAGCACTGAGAGGACTTACTGGGTcgatttgtttgcttgcttgcttttttgcaCCAGGCATTTTGTTGGGACTTTACCTGCAAATGCACCCATATGATTCCATAGCTCCCAGAAggtgtggggttttttttgtttgtttgttatgtgGAGAATGagacatgcatgcctgaggcaccaaggtctcaggttcagtccctagcaccaccataaaatgagcagtgctcattattttatttttattttactctattgtttaaattatttatttactaatgagaatgataggaggagagaggggaaaaaaaaaaacagacatcactctagtacgtgTGCTGacggtgattgaactcaggaccttagagagtccaatgctttatccactgcatcatctcctggaattatttatttatttatttattttattatttaaatcttttaccagagcactgttcagctctggcttatggtggtgcaggagattgaacctggggctttggagccccaggtatgagagtctctttgcataaccattatgttatctgtcTTGccctaatatatttattttttttaaatagagacagaaaaattgagagagatggggtagatagaggagaaagagagagacccacagcactatttcactactcgTAAAGTAAAGCTTTTTccatgcaggcggggaccaggtgcttgaacctaggtcttcctgtatggtaacaggtgcacttaaTCTGGCGAGCCACAGCATAGGCCCCTTGCATCATCCCGAAACCAGAAAGGTTTTCTTTGTGGGCATGCCCCTTCAGGCTGTTTTCCAGCTGTGAATGTCTCCTGGATGAACTAGGTGTTGGCTTTGTTGGATGCACAACATACTTCTCAACATACAGAAGTCATCTGGTTCACACAATTCTCAGTAAAACTAAGTTGTATAGGGCCacgtgatggcacacccagttaagagcacattacCAAGTACaggaacctgagttcaagtcctcaatCCCTACTTGAAGAGGGCAAACTTAATGAaaggtgaagcagcgctgcaggtgtctctctctttcctatctgccCTTCCTTACTCagtttctctattaaaaaaagtgGGGGTTGGCGGTATcaaacctggttaaatgcatatagtactaagcagaaggacttgagcccccagcttcccacctgcagggggaagtttcatggggcaggggggaagtttcatgggggaggggggaagtttcatgggggggagcttcacatgtagtaaataaagcaggtctgtaagtgtctttctccttttatttttatttattgttttatttatttattattgtatagggacaaagagaaattgagaggggagggggagatagagagcaggagagagacaaagagacacttgcagccctgctttaccatctatgaagctttcctcctacaggtggggaccaggggctcgaacccgggtcattgtacactgtgatgtgtgtgcttaaccaggtgcgccacctcctggcccctttttattattattttttaaaaccagagcacccTTATGCTTTTTttagtattaatttttttatttattcccttttgttgcccttgttttattgttgtagttatgattgatgtcactgttgttggatacgacagagagagatgaagagaggaggggaagacagagagggggagagaaagatagacacctgcagacctgcttcactacttgtgaagcaactcgcctgcaggtggggagctggggtctcgaactgagatccttacgctggtccttgcgctttgcgccacctgtgcttaacccactgtgctatggcctgactcccacttttttttccttttattttattttattttttaaaatttctttattggggaattaatgtttacattcaacagtaaatataatataacatgcataacatgtacatgcataacattccccagtttcccatataacaatacaacccccactagatcctctgtcactttttttttttttaaagattttatttatttatgagaaaaataggaggagagagaaggaaccagatatcactctggcacctatgctgccggggatcaaacttgggacctcctgcttgagagtccaaaggtttaccactctgccacctcctggaccaccagagtacacatatggtggtgcgggggattgaacctgggacttttttttttaatatttttatttatttattattggatagagacagagagaaattgagaggggagggggagatagaaagggagagagacagagagacacctgcagccctgcttcaccacttgtgaagctttcctcctgcaggtgggggtcaggggcttgaacctggatccttgtgcactgtaatatgagtgcttaaccaggtgcgccaccgcctggccagaacctgggactttggagcctcaggtatgaatctctttgcatgaccattatacttatctactcctgtcctctctccctatctccacgtcctttctcaagttctctctgtcctatccagtaaaatggaaaaaatgtctgccaggagcagtggattcatactgtggTACTGAGCTCcaagataatcctagaggcaaggggggaaaaagagggcaagtaaataacataatggttatgcaaagagactccatgcCTGAAGCgtcagagtcctaggttcaatcccctgccccatcaTAAATCAcagctgagaaagaaagaaatagaaagaaaaaataatgctttcatctgctctgaagtcccaggttcagtccacagcaccaccagagctgaacagtgctctggtgtctatttctctctcattaaaataaattacagggggagttgggtggtagcgcagtgggttaagcacaggtggtgcaaagcacaaggaccagcgtaaggatcccagtttgagccccgggctccccacctgcaggggagtcgcttcacaggcagtgaagcagatctgcaggtgtctatctttctctccccctgtcttcccctcctctctccatttctctctgtcctatctaacaatgacaacatcaataacaacaacaataataactacaacaacaataaaaaacaacaaaggcaacaaaaggggaaaaaatattacagggagttgggcggtagcgcagcaagttaagggcaggtggtgcaaagcataaggaccagcataaggatccccggctccccacctgcaggggagtcgcttcacaggtaggtctgcatgtgtctctctttctgtccccctctctgtcttcccctcctctttcgatttctttctgttcattAAGGAATGAAATAATGTCAATTCAGCTGGACTAAGAGCTGAGTCTTTACTAGGCAGCATATAATATGCCTTATAGCTAGAAGGAtatgaacatttttaaaatatgtaatttttaaatatttttatttatttcccttttgctgcccttgtttttttaaataatttcaaatagataattctcattttttaaatatttattcccttttgttgcccttgttgttctattgttgtaattattgttgtcatcgttgttggataggacagagagaaatggagagaggaggagaagaaaggggaagagaaagacacctgcagaccggcttcaccaccggtgaagcgactcccctgcaggtggggatccgggggctcgaaccggaatccttacagtgctccttgcgctttgcgccacatgctgcgcttaacccgctgcgctaccgcctgactccctattttattttatttttttaacaccagagcaccgctcagctttggtttattttGGTGTAGGGACTGAGCctgtgactttggaacctcagtcattgtataaccattatgctgtctccccataccTACATTCCTTCTGAAGTTTCTTGAGATTGaaggtcttgttttttttttttcaacttgtgTCAAGCACCTCAGTAAATATTGGGTTGTacgaaaagtcatgatgtatttttcttttcttttattattttttaatatctattcccttttgtcattattttattgttgtagttattattgttgttattactagataagacagagagaaatggagagaggaggggaaggcagagagggggagagaaagatagacacctgcagacctgcttcactgcctatgaagcgactcctctgcaggtggggagctgggggctcaaaccgggatccttaccctgcactttgcgccatgtgcgcttaacccgctgcgctaccgcccgactccctcttttatttatttatttatttatttatttatttatttatttatttatttattattgctaccagggttactgctggggctcggtgctggcactacaaatgctTGGCTTCTggcaggcttttctttttttccttttaatttttattagagaggacaaagagaggatggggagatagagagggaaagaaagatgagacacctgcagacctgcttcactgcttgtgaagtggatcccctgcaggtggggagggagggcttgaacctgggtccttaggcttggtaatatgtgtgcttaaactgggtgcaatactgcctggccccatcctgtaattttctttctttctttctttcttttgcctctagagttatggctggggttcagtgcctgcaccatgaatccactgctcctggcagccatctctctttccactgttgttgctgctcatttgttgtcagatagggcagagcaaggaggggaaggcagagaggaggagagaaagatagacacctgcttttgaagcaactctccttgcaggtggagaggtggaggctcaaaccaggatctttgtgctggacctttgcacttagtactatgtgtgcttacccagtgTGCCATTGCCGGGCCCCCCAtgttgtatttttctatgcaaaaatacattatgactttttttttttttggcctctagggttattgctggggcttggtgcctgcactacgaatccactgctcctggaggccattttccccatttttgttactattgttgttatcgctagataggccagagaaaaattgagagaggaggggaagacagagagggggacagaaatatAGATAGCtgcacctgcttcattgcctgtgaagtaaccccagtgcagttggggctgggggcttgaatctggctccttgcacactgtttgtgcttaaccaggtgcgccaccacctggaccccaatagtctaatgctttatcactgcgccaccttccagaccaccctcttttttattttattttttttggtgcATTGGCcgggaatctctctctctttttttttcattattatttattttcccttttgttacccttgttgttttgttgtagttaatccactgctcctggagaacatttttcccattttgttgccctggttgttgttgttattgtagataagacaaagagaaatcaagagaggaggggaagacacagagagggagagacagacacctgcagacctgcttcaccacttgtgaagcaactccgctgtaggtggagagccaggggctcaaaccaggatccttagccggtccttggtgctatgtgccatgtgcatttaacctgctgtactactaaCCAGCCcccaaatgttatttattttttgttttttatttttttaaaggaagcatcacttttgtttttaatttatttatttccccttttgttgcccttgttgtttaacattgttgtggctattgatgtcgttgttgttggataggaccgagagaaatggagagaggagggaagacagagggggagagaaagacacctgcagacctgtttcactgcttgtgaagtgactcccctgcaggtggggagccgcgggcttgaaccaggatccttaagttggcaattgagctttgcaccacatgcacttaacctgctgtgctactgcccaactccctgaagcatcactttataaaaaatatttattttcccttttgttgcccttttttaaaattgttgtagttattgatgtcattgttgttagaacagatagaaatggagagaggaggggaagacagagggggagagaaagacagacacctgcagacctgcttcaccgcctgtgaagcgactcccctgcaggtggggagccaggggctcgaaccgggatccttaagctggtccttgcactttgtgccactagtgcttaacccaatgcgctaccgcccaacttcctgttatttatttatttgcctccagggttatcgctggggcacagtgcctgcaccatgaatccatggctcctgcaggccatttattttccccttttgttgcccttgttgtttatccgtGTTgtcgttactattattgttgtcattgttgttggataggacagagagagaacaaaaaaaaaaagccaggggccgggtggtggcgcacctggttgagtgcacgtattacaatgcacaagggcctgggtccgatcccccagtccccacctgaagggggaaagctttgcaagtggtgaagcagagctgcaggtgtctttctctctccttctctatcacctccttctctcttgattactgtctgtctctatccaataaataaagataataaaaaaattaaaagcaaacaaacaaaaaaccagaccaCCACTGTGGCACATCCAGTGTTAGGCCTTGAACCAAACACCTCAGGCACTCAAATCCAATGTTCCACTGATTGAATTATTTCCCTGGCCTattataagatttattttattacatatgacaagagaggtgagagagaaaaattggACCACTCTAGTGCACACAGTACCTGGAATCAAACCAGGAatcttaggcataaaagtctgatGGATGCTCTGTCAGTTGAACTACTTTTCCcagccacttttaaaaaaaaaaattattggagggattaatggtttacaatcaacagtaaaatacagtagtttgcacctGTGTAGCATTCCtcaatttccacataacagttcaaccctccccccaggtcctcctctgccatcatgttttaggacttgaaccctcccctccacccagtcttttatttatttccttttgttgcccttgttttattgttgtagttattattgttgttattgatgtcgtcgttgttggacagtgttgttttcgcagggctggcttcacgggcgggtaacagacgaccacgaccggggactcatggctgggctgtacgcagtatctctttattcattcaggagGCAGCGCAATCTagaccaagctaagctaaacttaaactaaaatgaacaatgttgtctttatatatacttcccaagtagggtgtgaacaggatgtgacatacagagggtggagagaaaagtgactggtgaaaatcagagtgtgacaaggagagggggcggagcaggtgagaattctaccactgaaccaccaatgccctggagggagggtggtgcttgttaa
This DNA window, taken from Erinaceus europaeus chromosome 16, mEriEur2.1, whole genome shotgun sequence, encodes the following:
- the REC8 gene encoding meiotic recombination protein REC8 homolog codes for the protein MFYYPNVLQRHTGCFATIWLAATRGSRLLRREYLTVNVVKTCEEILNYVLVRVPPPKVGLPRPRFSLYLSAQLQIGVIRVYCRQCQYLVEDIQHVLERLHRAQQQIRIDMEEPHLPSLLPNCLTMMEALEDAPDPFFGMMSMEPRLPSPYDIPQIRHLLEAKTPTRPLDETLQEVPSEPRKLDRTLVSPETITMQEEEPIRVLPIEGERDLPEVTSRDLELLLAEEDEALLLEEQLRGRLPQVSRASPTLDESKEEPRAMERESIVPPLSPPALTQIEEAAKLLPGQVLDLEELRLTGWEPGAPLLEVTPPQKLQLPAPLSPERRRPPASPPPARRRRRRRQLLFWDKETQISRKKFHEQLQTRAHCQECPMVQPPEKTLINPAELFSTPTYSGWLPPELLAFWTRCAQPPPRALQRRPPQEPEEVAAEEERRKTETLSDIEVLREAQEPSGPLMLSSELSLEAAEEDKSRTSLAPLEERWPWAEAEQPEAPPLPVVPELPEVPMELPPEPELLSLEAVHRAVVLQLQANRELDFSGLVLPLSSRRMAARVFSLLLVLLAQQILSVVQETPYGRLLIKPGPRFHCG